The Raphanus sativus cultivar WK10039 chromosome 2, ASM80110v3, whole genome shotgun sequence genome includes a region encoding these proteins:
- the LOC108840550 gene encoding uncharacterized protein LOC108840550 isoform X1: MTQLGSRRVPGTEKAMQYLTLEADKLPEALEFYAKAFQAKLIDDEYENKSVQLKILNSYVIISPMGAGDCFLELPTDLNTIQRFRHDKRFAEVDLKRPIESESVMLKDPFGIYFLLVEKKKKNDHGGLLYYGRHPDPIAYEFPKDVRPDELCTIKLTALFVTRYGIAFLKALEEKIVASTEEWFGFLEVNHIRGSLFHDFLGVYASILEPSKEVDRSCDFMGKALELFFHLLQLEKVKMGVSKSVMEVDAFTAAADYLAYMDVVGYSDVMPLPQRRSVMIAQLKEQTLRRPMSAPLPSWSSTIFCVSPEVLGVIKLTAMFAARYGKRIGWELMEKVGKRPLFSFLDPSDDCGFTCYNMVVKVYSKVLENFELLYTTDIVLERYFQCLQWDEEKDELKDLDDLYSFVECVDSFAQMEDQDFYHFMGNLHHPHVYPFHDQTSLVHSRAHVLCPFHHETSPANVQEEGSSSVEVSVPTVNGRKVMEITVDSWLLEKVASLKEKIAKMMQMQAKELKLRRKSGGVLKEDKSLADNNVEAGEMLTATWRFSRWEVSGRSGTHSSTDRFFQVLGFSGLKIKTHSGIIKFQIRFESGLSRFGWVRF, from the exons atgACGCAGTTGGGCAGTCGAAGAGTGCCCGGCACTGAGAAAGCAATGCAATATCTTACTCTAGAAGCTGACAAATTACCTGAAGCCCTCGAGTTCTACGCTAAGGCTTTTCAAGCAAAGTTAATCGATGATGAGTACGAAAACAAAAGTGTTCAACTGAAAATCCTCAACTCGTATGTAATTATTTCTCCAATGGGTGCTGGAGA ttgtTTTTTAGAACTACCCACAGACCTCAACACTATTCAACGTTTTAGACATGACAAAAGATTTGCTGAAGTTGATCTGAAACGCCCTATAGAAAGCGAAAGTGTAATGCTTAAAGATCCTTTTGGTATCTACTTTCTCCTGGTAgag aaaaagaagaagaatgatcACGGTGGTCTCTTGTACTATGGGCGTCATCCTGACCCCATTGCCTACGAATTTCCTAAAGATGTCAGGCCCGATGAGCTTTGTACTATTAAGCTCACAGCGCTGTTTGTAACCCGCTATGGGATCGCTTTTTTAAAAGCTTTGGAGGAGAAGATAGTAGCGTCTACTGAAGAATGGTTTGGGTTTCTGGAGGTAAATCATATCAGGGGTAGTCTTTTCCACGATTTTTTGGGTGTCTACGCCTCAATATTGGAACCTTCTAAAGAGGTGGATAGAAGTTGCGATTTTATGGGCAAGGCACTCGAGTTATTTTTCCACCTTCTTCAGCTAGAGAAGGTGAAAATGGGAGTGAGCAAATCGGTGATGGAAGTGGACGCTTTTACTGCTGCTGCAGACTACTTAGCCTACATGGACGTTGTTGGCTACTCGGACGTCATGCCTCTACCTCAACGTCGTTCCGTGATGATAGCGCAGCTAAAGGAGCAAACTCTGAGAAGGCCCATGTCCGCTCCGCTTCCATCTTGGTCGTCTACTATCTTTTGTGTCTCACCCGAGGTGCTTGGAGTTATTAAGCTCACGGCTATGTTTGCGGCGCGGTATGGGAAACGCATCGGTTGGGAATTGATGGAGAAAGTGGGCAAGAGACCGCTTTTTAGTTTTCTGGACCCAAGTGATGATTGTGGGTTCACTTGTTATAACATGGTTGTTAAGGTCTATTCCAAAGTGTTGGAGAATTTCGAACTACTCTATACCACGGATATCGTTCTTGAAAGATATTTCCAGTGTCTTCAGTGGGACGAGGAAAAGGATGAGCTTAAAGATTTGGATGATTTGTATTCTTTTGTGGAATGTGTAGACTCTTTTGCTCAGATGGAGGATCaagatttttatcattttatgggGAACCTTCATCATCCACATGTGTACCCTTTTCATGATCAGACCTCTCTAGTTCATAGTCGAGCACATGTGTTGTGCCCTTTTCATCATGAGACTTCTCCAGCAAATGTTCAGGAGGAG ggttcTTCTAGTGTCGAGGTTTCTGTTCCAACGGTGAATGGAAGGAAAGTGATGGAGATAACAGTGGACTCGTGGTTATTGGAAAAGGTGGCGAGTTTGAAGGAGAAGATAGCCAAGATGATGCAAATGCAAGCTAAGGAACTGAAGTTAAGGAGAAAATCAGGAGGTGTTTTAAAGGAGGACAAGTCACTTGCAGATAACAACGTTGAAGCAGGAGAAATGTTAACAGCGACTTGGCGCTTTTCAAGATGGGAAGT gtctgggcgttcgggtacccattcaagtacggatcggttctttcaGGTATTGGGGTTTTCgggtttgaaaattaaaacccattcgggtattataaaatttcagatcaggttcgagtcgggtctttccaggttcgggtgggttcggttctga
- the LOC108840550 gene encoding uncharacterized protein LOC108840550 isoform X2, with translation MTQLGSRRVPGTEKAMQYLTLEADKLPEALEFYAKAFQAKLIDDEYENKSVQLKILNSYVIISPMGAGDCFLELPTDLNTIQRFRHDKRFAEVDLKRPIESESVMLKDPFGIYFLLVEKKKKNDHGGLLYYGRHPDPIAYEFPKDVRPDELCTIKLTALFVTRYGIAFLKALEEKIVASTEEWFGFLEVNHIRGSLFHDFLGVYASILEPSKEVDRSCDFMGKALELFFHLLQLEKVKMGVSKSVMEVDAFTAAADYLAYMDVVGYSDVMPLPQRRSVMIAQLKEQTLRRPMSAPLPSWSSTIFCVSPEVLGVIKLTAMFAARYGKRIGWELMEKVGKRPLFSFLDPSDDCGFTCYNMVVKVYSKVLENFELLYTTDIVLERYFQCLQWDEEKDELKDLDDLYSFVECVDSFAQMEDQDFYHFMGNLHHPHVYPFHDQTSLVHSRAHVLCPFHHETSPANVQEEGSSSVEVSVPTVNGRKVMEITVDSWLLEKVASLKEKIAKMMQMQAKELKLRRKSGGVLKEDKSLADNNVEAGEMLTATWRFSRWEV, from the exons atgACGCAGTTGGGCAGTCGAAGAGTGCCCGGCACTGAGAAAGCAATGCAATATCTTACTCTAGAAGCTGACAAATTACCTGAAGCCCTCGAGTTCTACGCTAAGGCTTTTCAAGCAAAGTTAATCGATGATGAGTACGAAAACAAAAGTGTTCAACTGAAAATCCTCAACTCGTATGTAATTATTTCTCCAATGGGTGCTGGAGA ttgtTTTTTAGAACTACCCACAGACCTCAACACTATTCAACGTTTTAGACATGACAAAAGATTTGCTGAAGTTGATCTGAAACGCCCTATAGAAAGCGAAAGTGTAATGCTTAAAGATCCTTTTGGTATCTACTTTCTCCTGGTAgag aaaaagaagaagaatgatcACGGTGGTCTCTTGTACTATGGGCGTCATCCTGACCCCATTGCCTACGAATTTCCTAAAGATGTCAGGCCCGATGAGCTTTGTACTATTAAGCTCACAGCGCTGTTTGTAACCCGCTATGGGATCGCTTTTTTAAAAGCTTTGGAGGAGAAGATAGTAGCGTCTACTGAAGAATGGTTTGGGTTTCTGGAGGTAAATCATATCAGGGGTAGTCTTTTCCACGATTTTTTGGGTGTCTACGCCTCAATATTGGAACCTTCTAAAGAGGTGGATAGAAGTTGCGATTTTATGGGCAAGGCACTCGAGTTATTTTTCCACCTTCTTCAGCTAGAGAAGGTGAAAATGGGAGTGAGCAAATCGGTGATGGAAGTGGACGCTTTTACTGCTGCTGCAGACTACTTAGCCTACATGGACGTTGTTGGCTACTCGGACGTCATGCCTCTACCTCAACGTCGTTCCGTGATGATAGCGCAGCTAAAGGAGCAAACTCTGAGAAGGCCCATGTCCGCTCCGCTTCCATCTTGGTCGTCTACTATCTTTTGTGTCTCACCCGAGGTGCTTGGAGTTATTAAGCTCACGGCTATGTTTGCGGCGCGGTATGGGAAACGCATCGGTTGGGAATTGATGGAGAAAGTGGGCAAGAGACCGCTTTTTAGTTTTCTGGACCCAAGTGATGATTGTGGGTTCACTTGTTATAACATGGTTGTTAAGGTCTATTCCAAAGTGTTGGAGAATTTCGAACTACTCTATACCACGGATATCGTTCTTGAAAGATATTTCCAGTGTCTTCAGTGGGACGAGGAAAAGGATGAGCTTAAAGATTTGGATGATTTGTATTCTTTTGTGGAATGTGTAGACTCTTTTGCTCAGATGGAGGATCaagatttttatcattttatgggGAACCTTCATCATCCACATGTGTACCCTTTTCATGATCAGACCTCTCTAGTTCATAGTCGAGCACATGTGTTGTGCCCTTTTCATCATGAGACTTCTCCAGCAAATGTTCAGGAGGAG ggttcTTCTAGTGTCGAGGTTTCTGTTCCAACGGTGAATGGAAGGAAAGTGATGGAGATAACAGTGGACTCGTGGTTATTGGAAAAGGTGGCGAGTTTGAAGGAGAAGATAGCCAAGATGATGCAAATGCAAGCTAAGGAACTGAAGTTAAGGAGAAAATCAGGAGGTGTTTTAAAGGAGGACAAGTCACTTGCAGATAACAACGTTGAAGCAGGAGAAATGTTAACAGCGACTTGGCGCTTTTCAAGATGGGAAGTGTAA